One Herbaspirillum rubrisubalbicans genomic window carries:
- a CDS encoding multidrug effflux MFS transporter codes for MSTLAKHPPNHPRFLLFLICAFASAGQLAIDLYVPALPKMAIDYGTSAQAIQISVTAYLIAYAFGQLVFGPLADAYGRKRVLMLGLGLFTLGCVLSLAAPNLETFVAARVLQGFGIAATNLLAKAIITDSFSGQTLIHAYTYMATAWGLAPIVAPVIGAHLQEAFGWRSCLVFLLVYSLGMWVILWRYRETLAQPVHLHPGTLFKNARLVLASPVFQSCFLAQGLCYSILLVFNIVGPFMVQNTLQQPPTFFGYLALAIGMMYFLGGISNRLHHPRLPTAEQRLRIGARVMTLAAFVMLALALGLGLRVWTLIVPVLVMAFCAGAMYPTLMAKGNSIFPHIAGLTSAILGFALLLVSSAMMGLAGFVSIHSLTPLAVFFCIVALTVVAMVGKLLHHLQVPTAAVLPTGLSEKP; via the coding sequence ATGAGCACCCTCGCCAAGCATCCTCCCAACCACCCGCGTTTCCTGCTGTTCCTGATCTGTGCCTTCGCCTCGGCCGGTCAGTTGGCCATCGACCTGTACGTGCCGGCCTTGCCGAAGATGGCCATCGACTACGGCACCTCGGCCCAGGCCATCCAGATCAGCGTGACCGCCTACCTGATCGCCTATGCCTTCGGTCAACTGGTGTTCGGCCCGCTGGCCGACGCCTATGGCCGCAAGCGCGTCCTGATGCTGGGCCTGGGCCTGTTCACGCTGGGCTGCGTGCTCTCGCTGGCAGCACCCAACCTGGAAACCTTCGTCGCCGCGCGGGTGCTGCAAGGCTTTGGCATTGCCGCCACCAACCTGCTGGCCAAGGCCATCATCACCGACTCCTTCAGCGGGCAAACCCTGATCCATGCCTACACCTACATGGCCACCGCCTGGGGGCTAGCGCCCATCGTGGCGCCGGTGATCGGCGCGCACCTGCAGGAAGCCTTTGGCTGGCGCTCCTGCCTGGTATTCCTGTTGGTCTATTCCTTGGGGATGTGGGTCATCCTGTGGCGCTACCGTGAAACCCTGGCCCAGCCGGTGCACCTGCATCCGGGCACGCTGTTCAAGAATGCCCGCCTGGTGCTGGCCAGCCCGGTGTTCCAGAGCTGCTTCCTGGCGCAGGGCCTGTGCTACAGCATCCTGCTGGTGTTCAACATCGTCGGGCCCTTCATGGTGCAAAACACCCTGCAGCAGCCACCGACCTTCTTCGGTTACCTGGCCCTGGCCATTGGCATGATGTATTTCCTGGGTGGCATTTCCAACCGCCTGCACCACCCTCGCCTACCCACCGCCGAGCAGCGCCTGCGCATCGGCGCGCGGGTCATGACGCTGGCCGCTTTCGTGATGCTGGCATTGGCACTGGGCCTGGGCTTGCGAGTGTGGACTTTGATCGTGCCGGTGCTGGTGATGGCTTTCTGCGCCGGCGCGATGTATCCGACGCTGATGGCCAAGGGCAATTCCATCTTCCCGCACATTGCCGGCCTGACCAGCGCCATCCTGGGCTTTGCGCTGCTGCTGGTGTCGTCGGCCATGATGGGGCTGGCCGGTTTCGTATCCATCCATAGCCTTACGCCCCTGGCCGTGTTCTTTTGCATCGTCGCGCTGACGGTGGTGGCCATGGTGGGCAAGCTGCTGCATCACCTGCAGGTGCCGACAGCGGCAGTGTTGCCAACCGGCCTATCAGAAAAACCCTGA
- a CDS encoding methyl-accepting chemotaxis protein: protein MSIYKRFSIRQILLALTVSVVLIMALLVAVAVAEAQANHVLAEAHARHHLSQQLASELRQSSDDLTRLARTYVVTGNPDYEQQYQAILDIRDGKRPRPQHYQRIYWDLVAADGQPPRPDSTLTASLESLMRQAGFSRAEMDKLMEAKNNSDALVATETRAMQMIKGRYQDQQGGFFRLAEPDLEQARTLMHDHAYHLEKARIMRPVDDFLAMLEARTTYEIAQAQQRADRLNVLTYVLAGLVLVVLALSLVSLYRLIAGPLSQAAQVATRVAQGDLSGVIEVELKGETGQLLSSLQHMRQGLSHIVRQVRQSARVMRGSAGDIADGALDLAMRSEQQASSLQQTAAAMEQLSSTVQQSAQHARQASALAESAARGAVDGGAAVSQVVEAMNVLQGAAGRIVDIISVIDAIAFQTNILALNAAVEAARAGSEGRSFAVVASEVRVLAQRSADAAHEIKRLIGASVQSIEEGCQRAQVAGQTMQEVVSKVDRVSQVIAEMASVSVQQSAGVVQIAQAVSAMDQVTQHNAVLVQQSAAAAEAMRLATERMSKLVGAFRLDHGDVPEDDGLVIDMAA, encoded by the coding sequence ATGTCCATTTACAAACGTTTTTCGATCAGGCAGATCTTGCTGGCGCTGACGGTCTCCGTGGTGCTCATCATGGCGCTGCTGGTGGCCGTGGCGGTGGCCGAGGCGCAGGCCAACCATGTCCTGGCCGAAGCCCACGCGCGGCATCATCTGTCCCAGCAACTGGCCAGTGAACTACGCCAGAGTTCGGACGACCTCACGCGCCTGGCGCGTACCTATGTGGTGACCGGCAACCCCGACTATGAGCAGCAATATCAGGCCATCCTGGATATCCGCGATGGCAAGCGGCCCCGCCCGCAGCACTACCAGCGCATCTACTGGGATCTGGTTGCCGCCGATGGCCAGCCGCCGCGCCCGGACAGCACGCTGACGGCTTCGCTGGAGAGCCTCATGCGCCAGGCCGGCTTCAGCCGGGCGGAAATGGACAAGCTGATGGAGGCCAAGAACAATTCCGACGCCCTGGTGGCTACCGAGACGCGTGCCATGCAGATGATCAAGGGGCGTTACCAGGATCAACAGGGGGGCTTTTTTCGTCTGGCCGAACCGGACCTGGAGCAAGCTCGCACGCTCATGCACGACCATGCCTACCATCTGGAGAAGGCCAGGATCATGCGCCCGGTCGACGATTTCCTGGCCATGCTGGAGGCCCGCACCACGTATGAGATCGCCCAGGCACAACAACGGGCCGATCGCCTCAATGTCCTCACCTATGTGTTGGCGGGGCTGGTGCTGGTGGTGCTGGCATTGAGCCTGGTGAGCCTGTATCGCCTGATTGCCGGGCCGCTGTCCCAGGCCGCCCAGGTGGCCACCCGCGTGGCGCAGGGCGATCTGAGCGGGGTCATCGAGGTCGAGCTCAAGGGCGAAACCGGGCAATTGCTCTCATCCCTGCAACACATGCGCCAGGGCTTGAGCCATATCGTGCGCCAGGTGCGGCAGAGTGCGCGGGTCATGCGCGGTTCGGCCGGCGACATCGCCGACGGCGCGCTGGATCTGGCCATGCGTTCGGAGCAGCAGGCCAGTTCGCTGCAACAGACGGCGGCGGCCATGGAGCAATTGAGCAGTACCGTGCAACAGAGCGCGCAACACGCCCGTCAAGCCAGTGCCCTGGCCGAGTCGGCAGCACGGGGAGCGGTCGATGGCGGGGCGGCGGTCAGCCAAGTAGTCGAGGCCATGAACGTGTTGCAGGGCGCGGCCGGACGTATCGTGGACATCATCTCGGTGATCGATGCCATCGCCTTCCAGACCAATATCCTGGCCTTGAACGCTGCCGTGGAAGCGGCTCGCGCTGGCAGCGAGGGCCGCAGCTTTGCCGTGGTGGCCAGCGAAGTGCGGGTTCTGGCGCAGCGCTCGGCGGACGCCGCGCATGAAATCAAGCGCCTGATCGGGGCCTCGGTACAGAGTATCGAAGAGGGCTGCCAGCGCGCTCAGGTGGCCGGTCAGACCATGCAGGAGGTGGTGAGCAAGGTCGACCGGGTCAGCCAGGTGATTGCCGAGATGGCCAGCGTGAGCGTGCAGCAGTCCGCCGGCGTAGTGCAGATCGCCCAGGCGGTGAGCGCCATGGATCAGGTGACCCAGCACAACGCCGTGCTGGTCCAGCAATCGGCGGCCGCCGCCGAGGCCATGCGCCTGGCCACCGAGCGCATGAGCAAGCTGGTCGGCGCCTTCCGGCTGGACCATGGCGATGTACCTGAGGATGATGGCCTGGTGATCGATATGGCGGCCTGA
- a CDS encoding DNA polymerase II: MTVAQDHLPPSQLRPGERAGFIVSRHWRDTPAGVEIELWLATDDGPQCLRLPPQPAVAFVPQEQAERVQALIQDERGMELRPLEHLKDFSQRPVLGLYARQYRKLLKMEKTLLAAGIAVYEADIRPPERYLMERFINAPLAFQGVDDGHGALVEARIRPLPGYRPPLKLASLDIETSWQGELYSIAIEGCGQRSVYALGPPSGAVEAVDFELQFCATRKELIDCLNAWMARHDPDAIIGWNLVQFDLNVLQKQAQKYQTTLRLGRAGRVLEWRQHGLRANHLLVSAPGRLVIDGIESLRSAFWNFPSFSLENVAQSLLGEGKAIATPYQRMDEIDRMFAEDKAALATYNLKDCELVTRIFAKTEILSFLLERASVTGLQADRSGGSVAAFTHLYLPHMHRKGYVAPNLGEAEALASPGGFVMDSRPGLYDSVIVLDYKSLYPSIIRTFLIDPVGLVDGTLNEPEAQTVPGFNGARFSRRSHSLPAIIEQIWQGREVAKAQGNKPLQQALKIIMNSFYGVLGSTACRFFDSRLASSITRRGHEIMHRTRELIEQQGVEVIYGDTDSTFVWLRKPHDDAQARQIGLQLTALINDWWRRHLSEQYGLESALELQFEVHYQRFLMPNIRGSDTGSKKRYAGYVRSADGQDKVTYKGLETVRTDWSPLAQRFQQALYLRIFRGEPYRDFITGYVADLLAGRLDELLVYRKRLRRQLDHYEKNVPPHVRAARLADQVNEEGGRPLQYQQGGWINYVMTTAGPEPLEKRRAAIDYAHYLERQLAPVADAILVFVGDSFAAVTSPQQELF; encoded by the coding sequence GTGACCGTCGCACAGGACCATTTGCCCCCGTCGCAGCTACGCCCAGGCGAGCGCGCCGGTTTCATCGTATCGCGCCATTGGCGCGATACGCCGGCCGGGGTCGAGATCGAACTATGGCTGGCCACCGACGACGGGCCACAATGCCTGCGTCTGCCACCGCAACCGGCCGTGGCCTTCGTGCCGCAGGAACAGGCCGAGCGGGTGCAGGCGTTGATCCAGGACGAACGCGGCATGGAGTTGCGCCCGCTGGAGCATTTGAAGGATTTCAGCCAGCGTCCGGTGCTGGGTTTGTATGCGCGCCAGTACCGCAAGCTGCTGAAGATGGAAAAGACCCTGCTGGCCGCCGGTATTGCCGTCTATGAAGCCGACATCCGCCCGCCCGAGCGCTACCTGATGGAGCGCTTCATCAACGCACCGTTGGCCTTCCAGGGCGTGGATGACGGTCACGGCGCGCTGGTCGAAGCGCGCATCCGCCCCTTGCCGGGCTATCGGCCACCCCTGAAGCTGGCCTCGCTGGATATCGAAACCAGTTGGCAGGGCGAGCTCTACAGCATCGCCATCGAAGGCTGCGGCCAGCGCAGCGTCTATGCACTGGGACCACCCAGCGGGGCGGTCGAGGCGGTGGATTTCGAGCTGCAGTTCTGCGCCACGCGCAAGGAGCTGATCGACTGCCTCAATGCCTGGATGGCACGTCACGACCCGGATGCCATCATCGGCTGGAACCTGGTCCAGTTCGACCTTAATGTATTGCAAAAGCAAGCGCAGAAATACCAGACCACGTTGCGCCTGGGCCGTGCCGGGCGCGTGCTGGAGTGGCGCCAACACGGCCTGCGCGCCAACCACCTGCTGGTGAGTGCGCCTGGCCGGCTGGTGATCGATGGTATCGAAAGTCTGCGCTCGGCGTTCTGGAACTTTCCCTCCTTCAGCCTGGAAAACGTGGCGCAATCGCTGCTGGGCGAGGGCAAGGCGATTGCCACGCCCTACCAGCGCATGGATGAGATCGACCGCATGTTTGCCGAGGACAAGGCAGCCCTGGCTACCTACAACCTCAAGGATTGCGAGCTGGTCACGCGCATCTTTGCCAAGACCGAAATCCTCTCCTTCCTGCTGGAACGCGCCAGCGTCACCGGCCTGCAGGCCGACCGCAGCGGCGGCTCGGTGGCCGCCTTCACCCATCTCTACCTGCCGCATATGCATCGCAAGGGCTATGTGGCGCCCAACCTGGGTGAGGCCGAAGCGCTGGCCAGTCCGGGCGGCTTCGTCATGGATTCTCGCCCGGGGCTGTATGACTCGGTGATCGTGCTGGATTACAAGAGCCTGTATCCCAGCATCATCCGCACCTTCCTGATCGATCCGGTGGGCTTGGTCGATGGCACCCTCAATGAACCGGAGGCGCAGACCGTGCCTGGTTTCAACGGGGCGCGCTTTTCGCGCCGGAGCCATAGCCTGCCGGCCATCATCGAACAGATCTGGCAGGGCCGCGAAGTGGCCAAGGCCCAGGGCAACAAGCCCTTGCAGCAGGCGCTGAAGATCATCATGAATTCCTTCTACGGAGTCCTGGGCTCGACCGCCTGCCGCTTCTTCGATTCGCGCCTGGCCTCATCCATCACCCGGCGCGGTCACGAAATCATGCATCGCACGCGCGAGCTGATCGAGCAGCAGGGTGTCGAAGTGATCTATGGCGACACCGATTCCACCTTCGTCTGGCTACGCAAACCCCATGACGATGCGCAGGCGCGCCAGATCGGCCTGCAACTGACCGCGCTCATCAATGACTGGTGGCGCCGACATCTATCCGAGCAATATGGGTTGGAGAGTGCGCTGGAGCTGCAGTTCGAGGTGCATTACCAGCGCTTCCTGATGCCCAACATCCGCGGTTCCGATACCGGCAGCAAGAAGCGTTACGCCGGCTACGTGCGCAGCGCCGATGGCCAGGACAAGGTCACCTACAAGGGGCTGGAAACGGTACGCACCGACTGGTCGCCGCTGGCCCAGCGCTTCCAGCAGGCGCTGTACCTGCGCATCTTCCGCGGCGAACCCTATCGTGACTTCATCACCGGCTACGTGGCCGATCTGCTGGCTGGGCGACTGGATGAACTGCTGGTCTATCGCAAGCGCCTGCGGCGCCAGCTCGACCATTACGAAAAGAACGTGCCGCCCCATGTGCGCGCGGCGCGCCTGGCCGATCAGGTCAATGAAGAGGGCGGGCGGCCCCTGCAATACCAGCAAGGGGGCTGGATCAACTACGTCATGACCACGGCCGGCCCGGAACCGCTGGAAAAGCGCCGCGCCGCCATCGACTATGCGCACTACCTGGAGCGCCAACTGGCGCCGGTAGCCGATGCCATCCTGGTGTTCGTGGGCGACAGCTTTGCCGCAGTGACTTCACCCCAGCAGGAATTGTTTTAA
- a CDS encoding carbohydrate porin, with translation MSPAIAMHMKRYLMALLLPLPVLALATEESSDEDWNLHGQATYVWQRKSPFQAAYSGPNSLGTQAEKSYSFSGTLFFGLRLAPGSELYFNPEVVQSVPMSGLTGLGGMINSEQQKSSGPNPTFYRARLFLRQTWNLDGEATRLDSGQNQLASTVSARRVVVTAGNYAITDIFDNNAYAHDGRTQFLNWSLLTYGAFDYAADTRGYTWGAALEYYDQDWVYRYGRYLVPEQSNGQQLDTRILRHYGDQAEIEHDHQIGGQPGKLRLLVFHNRVVSGSFRDALAAAAANGGPPSVAAVRKPQDKYGLGFSAEQNLAADIGIFLRASWNDGKTETYAFTEVERSLTVGASISGQRWERADDVLGVALIRNGLSAAHRDYLAAGGMGVFIGDGRINYRPEQILEAYYNLRLAKDSTVALDLQKIFNPAYNADRGPVLVLGARLHTEF, from the coding sequence GTGTCGCCAGCCATAGCCATGCACATGAAACGCTACCTGATGGCGCTACTGCTGCCGCTGCCCGTGCTGGCCCTGGCCACAGAAGAATCCAGCGATGAAGACTGGAACCTGCATGGCCAGGCCACCTACGTGTGGCAACGCAAGTCGCCCTTCCAGGCTGCCTACAGCGGCCCCAACAGTCTGGGCACCCAGGCCGAGAAGTCGTATTCCTTCTCCGGTACGCTGTTCTTCGGGCTGCGCCTGGCACCCGGCAGTGAACTGTACTTCAACCCCGAGGTGGTGCAATCGGTGCCCATGTCGGGCCTCACCGGGCTGGGCGGGATGATCAATTCGGAGCAGCAGAAGAGCTCCGGCCCCAATCCCACCTTCTATCGCGCCCGCCTGTTCCTGCGCCAGACCTGGAACCTGGACGGCGAGGCGACCCGACTGGATTCCGGCCAGAACCAACTGGCCAGTACCGTCAGCGCGCGTCGGGTGGTGGTGACTGCCGGCAACTACGCCATCACCGATATCTTCGACAACAACGCCTACGCCCACGATGGCCGCACCCAGTTCCTCAACTGGTCACTCCTGACCTACGGTGCATTCGACTACGCCGCCGATACTCGCGGCTACACCTGGGGCGCGGCGCTTGAGTACTACGACCAGGACTGGGTGTATCGCTATGGTCGCTACCTCGTGCCGGAGCAATCCAACGGCCAGCAACTCGATACCCGCATCTTGCGCCATTACGGCGACCAGGCCGAAATCGAGCACGACCACCAGATCGGCGGCCAGCCGGGCAAGCTGCGCCTGCTGGTATTCCACAACCGCGTGGTCAGCGGCAGTTTCCGCGATGCCCTGGCCGCAGCCGCAGCCAATGGCGGCCCGCCCTCGGTGGCGGCGGTACGCAAGCCACAGGACAAGTACGGCCTGGGCTTTTCGGCCGAACAGAACCTGGCCGCCGATATCGGCATCTTCTTGCGCGCCAGCTGGAACGATGGCAAGACCGAGACCTATGCCTTTACCGAGGTCGAGCGTTCCCTCACGGTGGGCGCCTCCATCAGCGGGCAGCGCTGGGAGCGTGCCGACGATGTACTGGGCGTAGCGCTCATCCGCAACGGCTTGTCGGCGGCCCATCGGGATTACCTGGCCGCGGGCGGCATGGGCGTGTTCATCGGCGATGGCCGCATCAACTATCGGCCCGAGCAGATCCTGGAGGCCTACTACAACCTGCGCCTGGCCAAGGACAGCACCGTGGCGCTGGATCTGCAAAAGATCTTCAACCCGGCCTACAACGCCGACCGCGGGCCGGTACTGGTACTGGGTGCGCGGCTGCATACCGAATTCTGA